A single region of the Lotus japonicus ecotype B-129 chromosome 4, LjGifu_v1.2 genome encodes:
- the LOC130712691 gene encoding uncharacterized protein LOC130712691, translated as MCERFIDGLSYELQRAVQPLGLNRYQVLVEKTKVVEAIYNQRNKYQGQNKSNQGSGGPARTDQGRNDKGKNYQKKSYQRPQGKGTTFGSSRPSGGNGNTPAIDRENVTCFKCNKKGHYANQCPDRPPTCWNCNKPGHTARDCRVPKVEAAVNAARAQRPTTRARVYMIDGAETEAADGLIRSACEIADPGLAEFLNTYFSKLSLKEGALRSLLATTVVDAKTNGVQGVEVVQDFEDVFPEDVPGIPQSET; from the exons ATGTGTGAACGCTTTATCGATGGTTTGAGCTATGAGCTGCAGAGAGCGGTGCAACCGCTTGGGCTGAATCGTTATCAAGTGCTGGTGGAAAAGACTAAGGTAGTTGAGGCGATTTACAATCAAAGGAACAAGTACCAGGGTCAGAACAAGTCGAAtcaaggaagtggaggtccaGCTAGGACTGATCAAGGCAGAAATGACAAGGGCAAGAACTACCAAAAGAAGTCGTACCAACGTCCTCAAGGAAAGGGAACAACTTTTGGGTCCTCTCGACCCTCTGGGGGAAATGGTAATACTCCTGCAATCGATCGCGAGAATGTGACCTGTTTCAAGTGCAACAAGAAAGGGCATTATGCTAATCAATGTCCTGACAGACCCCCGACATGTTGGAATTGCAATAAGCCAGGTCATACTGCCAGGGATTGCAGGGTTCCTAAAGTCGAAGCTGCTGTGAATGCTGCTAGAGCTCAACGACCTACGACTAGGGCAAGAGTCTATATGATTGATGGAGCTGAGACTGAGGCAGCTGATGGCTTGATCCGCAGTGCTTGTGAGATTGCAG ACCCCGGACTCGCAGAGTTCTTGAATACTTACTTTTCGAAGCTCTCTTTGAAAGAAGGAGCTTTGAGATCTCTCTTGGCGACTACTGTGGTGGATGCTAAGACAAATGGAGTGCAAGGAGTAGAAGTCGTGCAAGACTTCGAAGATGTTTTTCCCGAGGATGTTCCTGGAATACCCCAGTCAGAGACATAG